The Geminocystis sp. NIES-3708 genomic sequence AATGAGAGTTTCAATGATGCGGACAAAGCAATGGCTAATATTTGTAGTAAATTAAGTTATACTTCCCATGGTTTAATGAATGTTGCTGAATATTTAGTCGCTTCTGTTAATGATTTAAAGCAAAATAATCTGAGTAATAACTAATAACATTATCAGTTGGGTTAATAAACAAACTCAACCAAAATATTGACTAACTTATCATTAATACAAGAGGGAAAATGAGCGAATTTTTAGAATACGAAACCGAAGAAGAATTACTAGAAGAGCAAGATTCTGGAGTATGGTTATCCGTAGGAGATTTAATGTCGGGATTATTGATGTTTTTTGCCCTCTTATTTATCGCTGTTTCCGCCCAATTAGTAGAATATGATAATATCATCAAAAAAATTCCATTAGCTATTATTCAAAAAACTAAAGAAATTCCGGGTATTGGAGATAGTATAAAAGTTGATCCTAATGGTGATTTAAGTTTAGATGATAAAATTTTATTTGACGAAGGAAAAGCTATCTTAAAACCTCAAGGTAAACGTTTTTTAAAAGATTTTATTCCCCTTTATGCTGATACTATATTTAGTGACGAAAGATTTGATAATCAAGTTTCAAGAATTATTATAGAAGGGCATACTAGCTTAAAAGGCTCACAAAAAGATAACATGGAATTAAGTTTTCAACGAGCATTAGCAGTAACAGAATATATTGATACAATTAATTTTTCTAATCAAGATAAATTTAGAAAAAAATTGTTAGCCGCAGGAAGAGGAAATATTGATGCAAATAAAGCATTTGATGATCCAAAAGATAGAAAAGTGATGTTTCGTTTTCAATTTAAAAGAGAAGATTTAGGACAAGTATTTAAGAATAAAGTTAAGGATAAAAATAATAATTGATTATGGCATTTTTTACCGCTAAATT encodes the following:
- a CDS encoding OmpA family protein: MSEFLEYETEEELLEEQDSGVWLSVGDLMSGLLMFFALLFIAVSAQLVEYDNIIKKIPLAIIQKTKEIPGIGDSIKVDPNGDLSLDDKILFDEGKAILKPQGKRFLKDFIPLYADTIFSDERFDNQVSRIIIEGHTSLKGSQKDNMELSFQRALAVTEYIDTINFSNQDKFRKKLLAAGRGNIDANKAFDDPKDRKVMFRFQFKREDLGQVFKNKVKDKNNN